From a single Pseudomonas sp. A34-9 genomic region:
- a CDS encoding LuxR C-terminal-related transcriptional regulator yields MTDLSPLPGPASVAVAALDGRFFRPPLPDGYVLRPRLCERLQAGLGGRLLLVSAPAGFGKSSLAVEFCQSLPAHWQSLWLGLSPRDNDPGRFLERLLEGLQDYFPQLGSRALGLLKMRQRHQPFAFEEWLDGLLDELALHLDPAAPLLLVLDDYHLAQGPVLDRCLQFFLNHLPDGLLVMVTSRQRPDWHLARLRLSRQLLELHEQDLRLTHDEALTLLDRHSSSLRGEALENLILRSEGWVAGLRFWLLAVSEAGSDAALPQALNGGEGLIRDYLLEEVIDCLPAEVQAFLYDTAPQERFCSELCDAVREAHDSAEILRFLLAHQVFLVPLDEHGHWYRYHHLFSDLLRSRPIAQAMVPTATLHLRACRWFNAQGLLDEAVEQALRAGHLDVAANLVQNLSEEQLLAEQNVGMLLRWKMDLPDSLLISTPRLIVLYSWALGLACQLDAAEELSSHLSRFLPAPSATAQKSMLAQWLALSGIIARGRGHRELTIRYCTEALESLPAKRYGQRLMCLSTLSNLAIADGDLWRARGLNRESLELAQRVGNPLFEALAHYDRARVLQARGEILRALDEVHQGLERLRGLSPQRLYAVRARLTLYEGFLLAMRLQPQAARVRLLAGIGEARACRDISVLIGHCVIARLDGSSGEFAKAFAELAEAERLMHIWDVPPIYYLAMITLVKCELWLAQGRTDLAEAWLARLGQTYTGERAAAPPEFHPQLPLHVELQQALLDMIQGQPMLAEGRLNVLHENGQQTGRQLLSVMALTQKVALLLVGGREPEARKALHQALEAAAGGVLQPFDGLVKGHTDWLRGQLQTSPTLSGQQLLEYFPPAATRPVVESGAAEQLSSRELAVLRLIAQGCSNQQISEQLFISLHTVKTHASHINSKLGVERRTQAVARAKELGVLI; encoded by the coding sequence ATGACTGATCTGTCCCCACTTCCGGGTCCCGCAAGCGTTGCCGTCGCGGCACTTGACGGGCGTTTTTTCCGCCCGCCGTTGCCCGATGGCTACGTCTTGCGACCACGCCTTTGCGAGCGCCTGCAGGCCGGGCTCGGTGGGCGCTTGTTGCTGGTCAGCGCCCCCGCCGGCTTCGGCAAGAGTTCGTTGGCGGTGGAATTCTGCCAAAGTCTGCCGGCGCATTGGCAAAGCCTCTGGCTGGGCCTGAGTCCTCGCGACAATGATCCCGGACGCTTTCTCGAACGTCTGCTCGAAGGCTTGCAGGACTACTTTCCACAACTGGGCAGTCGCGCACTGGGCCTGCTGAAAATGCGCCAGCGCCATCAGCCCTTTGCCTTCGAAGAATGGCTCGACGGCTTGCTCGATGAGCTGGCGCTGCACCTCGATCCTGCTGCGCCGTTGCTGCTGGTGCTCGATGATTATCATCTCGCGCAAGGCCCGGTGCTTGACCGTTGCCTGCAGTTTTTCCTCAATCATCTGCCTGATGGCTTGCTGGTAATGGTCACCAGTCGTCAGCGCCCGGACTGGCATCTGGCGCGCTTGCGTCTGTCGCGGCAACTGCTGGAGCTGCATGAACAGGACCTGCGCCTGACCCACGATGAAGCCCTGACGCTGCTTGATCGCCACAGCAGCTCCCTGCGCGGCGAAGCCTTGGAAAACCTGATCCTGCGCAGCGAAGGCTGGGTCGCCGGTTTGCGTTTCTGGCTGCTGGCGGTGTCCGAGGCGGGCAGCGATGCGGCGTTGCCGCAAGCGCTGAATGGCGGGGAAGGGCTGATCCGCGATTACCTGTTGGAAGAAGTCATCGATTGTCTGCCCGCCGAAGTGCAGGCGTTCCTCTATGACACCGCACCGCAAGAGCGTTTTTGCAGCGAACTGTGCGACGCCGTGCGCGAAGCCCACGACAGCGCCGAGATTCTGCGTTTCCTGTTGGCCCATCAGGTCTTTCTGGTGCCGCTGGACGAGCACGGTCACTGGTATCGCTATCACCATTTATTCTCTGATTTATTGCGCAGCCGGCCGATTGCCCAAGCGATGGTACCGACGGCCACGCTGCATCTGCGTGCCTGTCGCTGGTTCAACGCACAGGGGTTGCTGGATGAAGCGGTTGAACAAGCGTTGCGCGCCGGTCACCTCGATGTCGCCGCAAACCTGGTGCAGAACCTCTCGGAGGAGCAACTGCTGGCCGAGCAAAACGTCGGCATGCTGCTGCGCTGGAAAATGGACTTGCCCGACAGCCTGTTGATCAGCACGCCACGCTTGATCGTGTTGTACAGCTGGGCGCTCGGGCTGGCGTGTCAGCTCGATGCCGCCGAAGAATTGTCCAGCCACTTGAGCCGCTTCCTGCCGGCACCTTCCGCTACCGCGCAGAAGTCGATGCTCGCGCAATGGCTGGCGCTGAGCGGGATCATCGCTCGCGGTCGTGGGCATCGAGAATTGACGATCAGATATTGCACCGAGGCTCTGGAAAGTCTGCCGGCCAAGCGCTATGGCCAGCGGCTGATGTGTCTATCGACCTTGTCCAATCTGGCCATTGCCGACGGTGACCTATGGCGCGCCCGCGGCCTTAACCGAGAGTCGCTGGAGTTGGCGCAGCGCGTTGGCAACCCGTTGTTCGAAGCGTTGGCGCACTACGATCGTGCGCGGGTGTTGCAGGCCCGCGGTGAAATTCTGCGTGCACTCGATGAAGTCCATCAGGGCTTGGAGCGGTTGCGCGGCCTGTCGCCGCAACGTTTGTATGCGGTGCGCGCGCGGCTGACCCTGTACGAGGGGTTTCTGTTGGCGATGCGCTTGCAGCCTCAGGCCGCACGTGTGCGCTTGTTGGCCGGAATCGGCGAGGCGCGGGCCTGTCGCGACATCAGCGTATTGATCGGCCATTGCGTCATCGCGCGTCTGGATGGCAGCAGCGGCGAGTTCGCCAAGGCCTTCGCCGAACTCGCCGAAGCCGAACGCCTGATGCACATCTGGGACGTGCCGCCGATCTACTACCTGGCGATGATCACCCTGGTCAAATGCGAACTGTGGCTGGCGCAGGGTCGCACCGATCTGGCCGAGGCGTGGCTGGCGCGACTTGGCCAGACGTACACGGGCGAACGCGCTGCCGCGCCGCCAGAGTTTCATCCACAGCTGCCCTTGCATGTTGAACTGCAACAGGCGTTGCTGGACATGATTCAGGGGCAGCCGATGCTCGCCGAAGGGCGTTTGAACGTGTTGCATGAAAATGGTCAGCAAACCGGGCGACAGCTGCTCAGCGTGATGGCATTGACGCAGAAAGTGGCATTGTTGCTGGTTGGGGGGCGGGAGCCGGAAGCGCGCAAGGCGCTGCACCAGGCGCTGGAGGCGGCGGCCGGTGGCGTGTTGCAGCCGTTCGATGGCTTGGTGAAGGGGCACACGGACTGGTTGCGCGGGCAGCTGCAGACTTCACCGACATTGTCAGGGCAACAATTGCTGGAATATTTTCCGCCTGCCGCAACGCGTCCAGTCGTCGAGTCTGGCGCCGCTGAACAGCTCAGCAGCAGGGAGCTTGCAGTGCTACGCCTGATCGCCCAAGGCTGTTCGAACCAGCAGATCAGCGAGCAACTGTTCATCTCGCTTCATACGGTGAAAACCCATGCCAGCCATATTAACAGCAAGTTAGGGGTTGAACGGCGTACTCAGGCGGTGGCGCGGGCCAAGGAGTTGGGTGTTTTGATCTAG